The DNA sequence GCATATAGCGGGCGTTGACGGACCGGCCGAAATTCTGCATCTGGAGGCTGGTACGGGCATCGTTGATGTAGGACTCGCGCGTGACGTCACAGCCGACGGCCTCTAGCATGTTGGCGATGACGTCCCCGACCGCACCCCCTCGTCCATGGGCGATGTGGATCGGGCCGTTCGGATTCGCGCTGACGTACTCGACCTGCACCTTCGTCCCTCTGCCGGCCTCCGACCGCCCGTATGCCTCGCCCTCGTCAGCGATGCGAATCAGGGTATCGTGCAGCCATTCCGGTTTGAGATACAGGTTGATGTAACCGCCGCCCGCAACCTCGGCACGCTCGATGAGGCCGTCGGCGGTCGAGAGTCGCGCCAGCACGAGTTCGGCCAGTCGGCGAGGCGCCATCCGGGCCTCACGAGCCATCATCATAGCGATATTGGTCGTGAAGTCGCCGAACTCTCTGCTCTTCGGCGGCTCGAGCGCGATCTCAGGGATCTCGGCGCAGTTCACCTCTCCCGCTTCCCGCGCGTCCGCTATCGCCTTTGTCACGGCTGCTGCCAGCTTGTCACGAATCATGCTCTCTCCTATCCATCGTTCCGTTCATCGGAGGCGCAGGCGTTTAGCTCGGCAAGGACTGCATCCACGTCCAGGCCGTGCGCCGTCAGTCCTTCTTCGATTGTCTCCGAAGACGAGATCAGGCACACGGAGCAACCCATCCCGTGGCCCTGCAGGATCTCCGGAGCCCGCGAACACAACTCCATCGCCTCGGCGATCGTCATGTCCCTGGTGATCACGAGATCCGTTTCCATGATACCCTCCTACATGAGTTCAGGCGCCACTATACGAAGCACCTGCTCTCCCAGGCCGAATGCGAAGGCCGCACCGATCATCACCTGGGGCATTCCCGTATTCCATAGTCTGCGCAGACCGGCAACGTGAGAGGCCGGGTTGTCCCGGTACTCCCGAAGTATGCCCTCACCCGCCCGGATGCCGCTCTGCAACTGTTTCAGGCTGGGTGGACGGGTCGTCACGTACTGCTGAAAGTACGCTCCGATGGTGCGCCAGGAGAACACGAGTATGAACACGGCGATCATCGCCGCGACCTCGCTCGAAACCGCTTCGGACACCATGAAGAAAACCACCACTGCGGCCACGATGTTCGTGCCGCAGCGCGGGTGCACCCGCGGCATCGTCTTGACGACCTCGGGGGTAAGAGGCTCCCCGCGCTCGATTGCATGCACGACCTGATGCTCGGCCGCATGGTATCCCGACAGCGGCGAGAGCCTCAACAGCAGCAGAAATATCGGCGCCGACAGACCGAGCAGCACGCTTCGAGCCGGGTCCACCCATTCGGCGTTGATCGCCCACGGAGTTCTCAGGGCGGTCCACAGAGGAAACCCCAGAGCCTTCTCCACGAACAATGCCAGGCCGACTATAATCAGCAGCCCGACGTAGTTGAGCACCATCAGCGACGCCCCGGCAAGGAAGAGCCCGAAGTCCCCGGCGCCCGCCCGTATATGGCCGGTCGTCAGGTAGACCCCCAAGGGAGTTGCCAGGCCGCCTACACTCGGCGGTCGAATGCTTCCGGCGAGCGCCCCGACCAAGTCGGACCTGGTGACGACGCCCATGTATCGCCCGAACTCGTCCACGATCGGCAGCGACTGAAGGGAGCGGGAATCCATGACCTCCGCGGCCTGCACGACCGACATACGGCTGCCTCCGAGGACGGCCTCGCGGAACACGAGCGGACCGATTGACGCGAGCGCGGCTTCCTGAGCGCCGCCTCGCCTTACGATCTCCGAGAATACATCCGCCTCCCGGATGACCCCGACCAGGCGGCCGTCTTCGAGAACGGGCAGTTCGGAGACGCCCGCGACTCTCATAGCTTCCGATGCCCTGCCCAGACTGTCAGTGATCGCGACGGGCGCCGCGACCCTGAGGATGCGTGTTATCGGCTTGTCCCGCATATTGCCTTCAAAGTCCTTGCCAAAGCTTGTCGTTCTGTGCTATATTGTCTTTTGTGCGTCTCCGATGTTCCGAGACCAGGAAGTCTTTCCACCGTTTCGCAGGAGGTTTACTCAATAATGGCACGAACTTGTGATGTCTGCGGCAAAGGCCCGCAGTTTGGTCAGAATATCCGCCACCAGCACTCGGGATCGTGGGCCCTGCGCGCTCCGAAGACCAAGCGCAGATGGAATCCGAACCTGCAGACCGTCCGCGTCGCCAACGGCAGGAGCAGCACCCGCCAGATGTCCGTGTGCGCCAAGTGCCTGAAGGCCGGCAAGGTCATCAAGGCCGCTTGACCGGA is a window from the Armatimonadota bacterium genome containing:
- a CDS encoding DUF1858 domain-containing protein, which encodes MITRDMTIAEAMELCSRAPEILQGHGMGCSVCLISSSETIEEGLTAHGLDVDAVLAELNACASDERNDG
- a CDS encoding DUF1385 domain-containing protein codes for the protein MRDKPITRILRVAAPVAITDSLGRASEAMRVAGVSELPVLEDGRLVGVIREADVFSEIVRRGGAQEAALASIGPLVFREAVLGGSRMSVVQAAEVMDSRSLQSLPIVDEFGRYMGVVTRSDLVGALAGSIRPPSVGGLATPLGVYLTTGHIRAGAGDFGLFLAGASLMVLNYVGLLIIVGLALFVEKALGFPLWTALRTPWAINAEWVDPARSVLLGLSAPIFLLLLRLSPLSGYHAAEHQVVHAIERGEPLTPEVVKTMPRVHPRCGTNIVAAVVVFFMVSEAVSSEVAAMIAVFILVFSWRTIGAYFQQYVTTRPPSLKQLQSGIRAGEGILREYRDNPASHVAGLRRLWNTGMPQVMIGAAFAFGLGEQVLRIVAPELM
- a CDS encoding 50S ribosomal protein L28; the encoded protein is MARTCDVCGKGPQFGQNIRHQHSGSWALRAPKTKRRWNPNLQTVRVANGRSSTRQMSVCAKCLKAGKVIKAA